From the Planctomycetia bacterium genome, the window ATTCATACTCCGCCATAAACTCTAGCCCCTGAATCCGGGACACAGCCTTCAGAAAGTTGTCAATCGTCCCCGCAATTTCAAAGACGATGACACGATCAGGCGCTAGATTGCTTGGATCATCGCGGAGCTGAACAGCACCGTCCGCACGTCCGAGAACATCGCGAAGTCTGTTAAATAGCGGGCCGAACTTCTGTTGCTGGGTGACCGCCGAAGGAAGCCGCAGACTTGAGCCACCGCCGCCACCTCTCGGCACTGAAACGGCACTAGGAGTCGGAAGAGGCAGGATCGGACGTTCCGGCATTGCAACCCTCCTTTTCAGGTGTTTGCTTTGCCCGTGATGTGGAGGTCCACACCTTCAGTTGGTCGGCAATGATGTTCTTGAGATTTTTCCCCCCGATAGCTAATACTTGCCGCCGCCGCACGTCGAGGCAGAACTGCTCCGCTTCGGCATAACTTACTCGGCCCAGAGCTTTGGCTATAGAGAGAGGGGATGTATTAGTTGTCTCTCCATGCTGCGAAAGGAAAGCCTCGATATATCCGGCCAGTTCCTTCTGAGTAGGCAGCGTTAGATTGATGCGCACTTGGAAGCGTCGCCAAGCGGCACGGTCCAGCAATTCAGGATGGTTCGTCGCCGCTGCGACTATCGTATAGCTTGGCAGCTCATCAATCTGCATTAACAAAGAGGTGACAACGCGTTTGATTTCCCCCGTCTCGTGGATGTCGCCTCTCTCCTTGCCTATCGCGTCAAACTCATCGAAGAAGAGAACACAGGGCGTCGTCCGGGCATAGTCAAACACCCTCTTCAGACGGGCCGCCGTCTCTCCTAGATAGCTGCCAATCATCGACTCGTAGCGTACAACGAAGAGGGAGACCGCCACGGCTTCCGCCAGTGCTTCCGCGAGAGTCGTTTTGCCTGTGCCGGGGGGGCCGACAAGCAGTATTCGGCTGCGAGGTTCCAAGCCATGAGCGCGCAGGAGATCGGCGCGCTGTTGCTCTTCAATGAGTTCTTCAACGCCTTGGCGCGCAGTTGCCGGGAGCACAAGATCGTTCAGTGTGCGCCGTGGCGTAATCTCTGAAATGA encodes:
- a CDS encoding ATP-binding protein is translated as MARSDLLISLVQAGTVGDKRGFRTAAEALIAEERAKRHDILADRLSKAIQPNGNGSGNGMHNLSVAQVADTVHRGKDFISEITPRRTLNDLVLPATARQGVEELIEEQQRADLLRAHGLEPRSRILLVGPPGTGKTTLAEALAEAVAVSLFVVRYESMIGSYLGETAARLKRVFDYARTTPCVLFFDEFDAIGKERGDIHETGEIKRVVTSLLMQIDELPSYTIVAAATNHPELLDRAAWRRFQVRINLTLPTQKELAGYIEAFLSQHGETTNTSPLSIAKALGRVSYAEAEQFCLDVRRRQVLAIGGKNLKNIIADQLKVWTSTSRAKQTPEKEGCNAGTSDPASSDS